Genomic window (Oncorhynchus masou masou isolate Uvic2021 chromosome 26, UVic_Omas_1.1, whole genome shotgun sequence):
ataacttcagaacaaagttgactacaaCTACAGAGATGGCTGCATTAAAATATaaacagtaggctataggccaaTTTCAATCAAGTTCATTATGTTTTGCTACTTgtaggctactgtctgtaatttgtctcaatgtacactgaacaaaaatataaacgcaacatgcaaaaatgtcaaagattttactgagttacagttcatataaggaaatcggtcaatttaaataaatcattaggctatggatttcacaagactgggaatacagatatgcatctgatggtcacagataccttaaaaataaaggtaggagcgtggatcagaaaaccagtcagtatctggtgtgaccaccatttgactcaagcagcacgacacatctccttcgcatagagttgatcaggctattgattgtggcctgtggaatgttgtcccgctcctcttcaatggctgttcgAAGTtcctggatattggtgggaactggaacacgctgttgtacacgtcgatccagagcatccctaacatgctcaatgggtgacatgtctggtgagtttgCTGGccgtggaagaactgggacattttcagtttcagacatggggccatgcattatcatgctgaaacatgaggtgatggcggcggatgaatggcacgacaatgggcctcaggatctcatcacggtatctctgtgcattcaaattgcaatcgataaaatgcaattgtgttcgttgtccgtagcctatgccttcccataccataaccccaccatggggcactctgttttacaatattgacatcaacaaactgctcgcccacatgacaccatacacactacgctgtctgccatctgctcggtacagttgaaactgggattcatctgtgaagagcacacttttccAGCATGCCAGTGTCccttgaaggtgagcattttcccactgaagtcggcTACGATggcgaactgcagtcaggtcaagaccctggtgaggatgacgagcatgcagatgagcttccttgagacggtttctgacagtttgtgcagacatTCTTTTATTGTGCAATGccatagtttcatcagctgtccgggtggctagtctcagacgatcccgtagGATGAAgatgccggatgtggaggtcctgggctggcgttgtTACATGTGGTATGCGGTTGTGTGGCCGGTTGGATATATTGTCAAATtttctaaaacgacgttggaggtggcttatggtagagaaaataacattaaattatctgtcaaaagctctggtgggcattcctgcagtcaacatgccaattgcacgctccctcaacttgagggGAATTGTGctgtttgacaaaactgcacatttcagagtggccttttattgtccccagcacaaggtgcacctatgtaatgatcatgcggttaatctgcatggctaccacagcattctgcagggatACGCCAGTATATCAAACTTCTTGATAtactacacctgtcaggtggatgtattattttagcaaaggagaaatgctcactaacaggaatgtaagcatatttgtgcacaacattatagagaaataagctttttgtgcatatggaacatttttgggatcttttatttgaGCTCATGAAATAcgggaacaacactttacattttgggTGGGCTGGTTGAAATTGACACACAAAAATATTTGTTTATATACAAATGGGTATGTTAAGTTTCTAATTTTAGATTTTAGCGCAATTTCTCTGTTATACTAATCGATAATGATTATTTGGCTGATCAAATAATTCTACGTTTTTAAGAGAGAGCTTTTCAAttggcatctctctctccccctgttttcAGTCACAGGTGGGGACTGGATTAGATGTAAGCAGTGCAGGAGTTGGGCTCACTAGTTGTGCTCCGATTTGACTGGGGATAGCTTTATTTGTGACTTACAGGTACAAATTAGAATTGTGTAATAGCAGAGAGTTACTTCATTTATTGTTATTAAATGTTATATTCCAATGTTATTATTTATATTCCACTccaatattatatatatttttttaattaattaaaaacAACTTGTATGTATTGGAAAGGaaaaacaaataaagaaaaaaatgtatATGCAGATGAGTTAAAAAGAGGGACTTTACATCAAATCTCTTCATAGTGCGGATATTAATGCTGACATGTGCAACACCATTCCCCCCATATTTTATTTAAATCATTATTAAACATAGACAAGTAGACTTTAAGTATTACTTACTAAAGAATTTCTAAATAAAACTGACTAAATGGATTTTAACAGACTTGTGTGAAACCCTATGCCATGTCTATACAGAATGCAAATGGCAATAAATAAATATTGTTAAATTATTATCAATACTAACTTTTCAtaatgttatagtctatagtgtgCAGTATATGTATACTTCAGACCATTTGTTTCCAAATATTGTATGAGAAGACAATGCTATTCTGTCTTTTTCACCATATATCACTGTTGTTCCAATTTTACAGAAGAAATGTCAATTTGTAAGTTTTGAACATTTGAAAATGAATACAGATAAATATTTTTAAGTAGGTAGGCTAATTTAGTACCCATTAAGTGCAGTCCGGATATTTTATCCAATATTTGTCTgtcttataaaaaaaacatttgtaagTAAAGTCATTAAACTTCACAAGAGATTAATCTTACATTTTATCTCCACTTGTCTTACAAGAATAAGGGGGGCTTGCTCATTAAAGCATCCGGTCCCAGTGAAACAGTCACGGGGCAGGGCATGAAGTTGAAGATAGTGCCCTTTACTGTTTGACCAAATCGTTGTTTTAGCTGCCAAAAAAATGGCACGTTTTAAGTGAGGTGACAATGTAGAATGTGCTCTTTCTACGTTTATAGGCacattttcaatttttttttacgATCCATGAACTTGGCTGTAATTGATGAGTCGGAGCAGGAATCTTTGCGGATACCGCATTTGAATTTGAACGTGAGTATATAAACAAATATTTTTGTGTGTCAATTTCAACCAGCCCACCGGACTAAAAAATggtccagcccatctggcattttcCAGAATTGCCAGATGACCAATCTGCCGCTGGAGAGACAGATAATCCATGTGATTCTAAGTTTAGCAGGGTGTATAAAGTGACGCGTAAGGGCACAAAAATTATCTAACGACACACTTAGCTGTTCTATGAGTGGTCTAAGGCAGGTGTTAGATTGCGAGCGTTTTCAAGTGCAACATTAATATAAATAGTTTTGGGGAACAACGCAGAGATTTAATGATGCTCCTACAAAGGTTCTAATGATGAACTTAGCCAtaaaatgcttttgggaaacccgGGCAAAAACTCTTAATTGTGATTTTTCAACCAGATATTGCAATTGGACATAGATCAAAACACTTGGTTGCAGCAGCCTGTCTTGCAGCAAATATTGTAACACATTGACATTTTTAGAGGattgttttttggggggtcaTATCGTGCTCCCAAAATAAACTGCAAGTCACATGGCAAAATATTTGGTCAGCATTATGCGACCAAATTGGTCACACTTTAAGCCTATTAAAAGATAAATACAGTGTAGGCTTCATAGACCTATATATTTCAATGATATTGAAATACATTTAATGTTCATTAAATTAAATTTAGCTTTTGTATGCTACTTTCTGTCATTTCTGAACTGCATCTCCCACCAACCTCCAAACcaaaggaggttggtggcaccttaatttagGTGGACGGTTTTgaggtaatggctggagcggaataggtggaatggtattaaatacattgatgtcattccatttgctccgttccagccattattatgagccgtcttcccctcagcagcctccactgctccaAACATTGAGTTCCATtttgttcttaaatggaagttgtAGTTCAGTCATGTCTCTCTTAAAAAAAATAAGTGTCTGCAAGAAGTTGGACGGAACCATGTGGACTTCACTCCACTTTAGAGCATGGAAGAATTTGTCATTCATAGATGTGCAGCTCATGTCAAATACTTAGCATACTATTCAGATTGGAATGGCAACGCATGGAAACCATAAAATTAAAATACACTACAACTTCCGTTTATGAACCCAGCAGCTTTTGACTGTGGATGGATACATGTCAACCGGGTCGTGTTCATttggcaccaaacggaagaaaacaaTGAAACAAGGAGGGACTACCAGGAGTGTATTCATTAGTTGGATAGTATtgaaaaacgttttgcaacataAATAATTTACTCCAGACGCTCTTCAACACAGTTaaatgatgatgattatgatgaacTCTAGACTCTAACAGCTCACTGTCTGACTCACTCTGCAGATCAGTGAGTATCAGCAGAAATGGAAGACGGGACTCTACTGCAGAACATGCGTCAAGCGCCCAAACCAAGTACTCCTGTGCTTGGTATGCTACCCTACATACAGTTTTCAAGCCGTGTTTTTAAACTGTGTTTTTGTGTTGTCTTATGTGTGAATatatggtgtatgtgtgtgggtgttagcAGTTTTTTTTCATAGTTCCTCTGTGCCATTATATGTGACCACATGTTTTATCTGATGCAACTGTAGTCTTATTTTCTCTGCCTGGTGTTTTGAGGTAGCTTGTTGATAAGTGGCTAGCCACTGTACACCACTGGAAGGAATAATACACccaaaaactatatttttggTATTTTTTTCATTAATCCACAGTAGGTACagttccaaaatgttttgcatgtcaggattcaagttttcaagatatagaCCTTTCAAAAAGCTAATTGTAACTTGCCACATCATCATGAATGCAGAAACATTGAAAGATAACTTGTGATTGTCTGCCGTGTTCCTCTGTGCCTTCAGTCATATCCAAACTCATCATGACTGCCTTGCCAGTCGCCCAGATCGCAATAGGTAAGTATCATATACTATTAATTATTTTTATTATCACACGCAGATGTAATGTTAGTTACACCTTTGTTTAGCCTACTTTCTGACACCCATACACCTTCTCCCTACTAGGTGGTATGTTCCTGGAGAACTGCCCCCAGCAGCGCTATATCCCCATCTACCTGGTGGTGACGGGGGTGTTTGCCCTGGCCCtggctgtcctgtcctgcctaCCCTGCACCAAGGAACAGGATGAGGGGGAGCAGCAGAGCCCTCTCAGCAGCCTTTGTACCGCCTGGAACTCTCTAGTGTCACTA
Coding sequences:
- the LOC135514682 gene encoding transmembrane protein 272-like — translated: MEDGTLLQNMRQAPKPSTPVLVISKLIMTALPVAQIAIGGMFLENCPQQRYIPIYLVVTGVFALALAVLSCLPCTKEQDEGEQQSPLSSLCTAWNSLVSLFLFCWFIAGNVWIYSIFPANYNEEEALHCNKTLYLFAFWTTTLVYIFLGTLMVGGCCVLVCMCLCGGRGLGSNNADV